One window from the genome of Actinoplanes teichomyceticus ATCC 31121 encodes:
- a CDS encoding acyl-CoA dehydrogenase family protein, with protein sequence MDLTLSAEQQQLRDLAREWVEREVVPHAGEWDRAEQVDPKIVGKLAELGFLGLGIAEEFGGSGGDFLSYALVMEELGRGDTSVRGIVSVSLGLVAKSIQAYGDEHQKRRWLPALCAGETLGCFALTEPGTGSDAGNLGARAVRDGDDWLISGEKIFITNGTWAGVALIFARTGGPGPKGVSAFLVPTDRAGFVRREIKGKLGLRGQATAELVLDEVRVADSERLGAEGAGFKIAMGALDKGRIAVAAGSVGLARACLEASLAYAGERTQFRKPIAAYQLVQEMIADIAVETEAARLLVWRAADLVDHGRPFGTAASMAKLFASEAAVKAANQAIQIFGGYGYVDEFPVGKYLRDARVTTLYEGTSQIQKLLIGRALTGISAF encoded by the coding sequence GTGGACCTCACCCTCTCCGCGGAACAGCAGCAGCTGCGCGACCTGGCCCGCGAGTGGGTCGAGCGTGAGGTCGTCCCGCACGCGGGCGAGTGGGACCGGGCCGAGCAGGTCGATCCGAAGATCGTCGGGAAACTCGCCGAGCTCGGTTTCCTCGGCCTGGGGATCGCCGAGGAGTTCGGCGGCTCGGGCGGCGACTTCCTGTCCTACGCGCTGGTCATGGAGGAGCTGGGCCGCGGCGACACCTCGGTGCGCGGCATCGTCTCGGTCTCCCTCGGACTGGTCGCCAAGAGCATCCAGGCCTACGGCGACGAGCACCAGAAACGCCGCTGGCTGCCGGCCCTGTGCGCCGGGGAGACCCTCGGCTGCTTCGCCCTCACCGAGCCCGGCACCGGCTCCGACGCCGGCAACCTCGGCGCCCGCGCGGTGCGCGACGGCGACGACTGGCTGATCAGCGGCGAGAAGATCTTCATCACGAACGGGACGTGGGCCGGAGTGGCGCTGATCTTCGCCCGTACCGGCGGGCCCGGGCCGAAAGGCGTCTCCGCCTTCCTGGTCCCCACCGACCGCGCCGGCTTCGTCCGGCGCGAGATCAAGGGCAAGCTCGGCCTGCGCGGGCAGGCCACCGCCGAACTGGTCCTCGACGAGGTCCGGGTCGCCGACTCCGAGCGGCTCGGCGCCGAGGGCGCCGGCTTCAAGATCGCGATGGGCGCGCTGGACAAGGGGCGGATCGCGGTCGCGGCGGGCAGTGTGGGCCTGGCCCGCGCGTGCCTGGAGGCCAGCCTGGCGTACGCCGGTGAGCGCACCCAGTTCCGCAAGCCGATCGCCGCCTACCAGCTCGTCCAGGAGATGATCGCGGACATCGCCGTGGAGACCGAGGCCGCCCGCCTGCTCGTCTGGCGGGCCGCCGACCTGGTCGACCACGGCCGGCCGTTCGGCACCGCGGCCTCGATGGCCAAACTGTTCGCCAGCGAGGCCGCGGTCAAGGCCGCCAACCAGGCGATCCAGATCTTCGGCGGGTACGGCTACGTCGACGAGTTCCCGGTCGGCAAGTACCTGCGCGACGCCCGCGTCACCACCCTCTACGAGGGCACCAGCCAGATCCAGAAACTGCTCATCGGCCGGGCGCTGACCGGGATCAGCGCGTTCTAG
- a CDS encoding glycosyltransferase family 4 protein, whose protein sequence is MRIAMVHTSFAVRGGAERYLRDLSAALVARGHDVAVYARPSAHGEPGDRPIRTRVSDRAPGPLRKLATHLGDLADRTGLHPGDLREFAPDVVHVHNWQGIGMPAVTRLAAAYPVCHSVHDMAICDPNNALGNTGRSRALDALLAARAAALVRGLRRVRLLLPAERTRATLLRLVPSAAALDQRVVPLSTPVPPDRRALPPGDRSTFLYLGALAAHKGVTDLLDAWSASPLRARGTLLIGGDGPLRARVEAAAAAHPSVRYLGYLDSDGKREALRQAGWLVFPSRVSETYGLVCAEALIAGRPILASAAAAPVMAAPGSYLLFDGAAALRGRLEEAAGLPADRYTALAASARSDGARLDWDAHVDAVLHEYTTPHLETSRS, encoded by the coding sequence GTGCGGATCGCGATGGTGCACACGTCGTTCGCGGTGCGCGGCGGGGCCGAGCGCTACCTGCGTGACCTGAGCGCCGCCCTGGTCGCGCGCGGCCACGACGTCGCGGTGTACGCGCGTCCCTCCGCGCACGGCGAACCCGGTGACCGGCCGATCCGGACCCGGGTCAGCGACCGCGCGCCCGGCCCGCTGCGCAAACTCGCCACGCACCTGGGTGACCTCGCCGACCGCACCGGCCTGCACCCGGGTGACCTGCGCGAGTTCGCCCCCGACGTGGTGCACGTGCACAACTGGCAGGGCATCGGGATGCCGGCGGTGACCCGGCTCGCCGCGGCCTATCCGGTCTGTCACTCGGTGCACGACATGGCGATCTGCGACCCGAACAACGCGCTCGGCAACACCGGCCGGTCCCGGGCCCTCGACGCGCTGCTCGCCGCCCGCGCCGCGGCGCTCGTCCGTGGCCTGCGGCGGGTCCGTCTGCTGCTGCCCGCGGAACGCACCCGGGCCACCCTGCTGCGCCTGGTGCCGTCGGCCGCCGCCCTGGACCAGCGCGTGGTGCCGCTGTCCACGCCGGTGCCGCCGGACCGGCGCGCGCTGCCGCCCGGCGACCGCTCGACCTTCCTCTACCTGGGCGCGCTCGCCGCGCACAAGGGCGTCACCGATCTGCTCGACGCGTGGAGCGCGAGCCCGCTGCGCGCGCGGGGCACCCTGCTGATCGGCGGCGACGGGCCGCTGCGCGCGCGCGTCGAGGCGGCCGCCGCCGCCCACCCGTCGGTGCGCTACCTGGGCTATCTCGACTCCGACGGCAAGCGCGAGGCGCTGCGGCAGGCCGGGTGGCTGGTCTTCCCCAGCCGGGTGTCCGAGACGTACGGCCTGGTCTGCGCCGAGGCCCTGATCGCCGGCCGGCCGATCCTGGCCTCCGCCGCGGCCGCGCCGGTGATGGCCGCCCCCGGCTCCTACCTGCTGTTCGACGGCGCCGCGGCGCTCCGTGGCCGCCTCGAGGAAGCGGCCGGACTGCCCGCGGACCGCTACACCGCGCTCGCCGCCTCGGCCCGCTCCGACGGCGCACGCCTCGACTGGGACGCGCACGTCGATGCCGTGCTGCACGAGTACACCACCCCGCATCTGGAGACGAGCCGATCGTGA
- a CDS encoding LLM class flavin-dependent oxidoreductase: MLRKLGFLTIGRFDEADPRRGHESTLEIIELGERLGFDSAWLRHRHLQFGISSPIAVLAAASQRTSRIELGTAVIPLGWENPLRLAEDLATVDVLSGGRLNPGVSVGPPMNFERIKDAIYPDTAAVEDFSYARVERLLAGVRGEPVTDLRGTVGFEEFSDRVQPYSPGLADRMWYGGGSLRSARWAGEHGMNLLTSSVVKAEDAQDFAQIQLSHIRAFRAAHPDGARARVSQGLVVIPTDSATAAQRARYQAYARSRTARTRTPQGPARMMFAPDLVGSSAEIAERLAAHVAFREVDEVAFALPFTFEHDDYVQMLTDMAHHLGPALGWRPAA; the protein is encoded by the coding sequence ATGCTTCGCAAGCTGGGCTTTCTCACCATCGGCCGGTTCGACGAGGCTGATCCGCGCCGCGGCCACGAATCCACGCTGGAGATCATCGAGCTGGGGGAGCGGCTCGGTTTCGACAGCGCCTGGCTGCGCCACCGGCACCTGCAGTTCGGCATCTCCTCACCGATCGCGGTGCTGGCCGCCGCCTCGCAGCGCACCAGCCGCATCGAGCTGGGCACCGCGGTGATCCCGCTGGGCTGGGAGAACCCGCTGCGCCTGGCCGAGGACCTGGCCACCGTGGACGTGCTCAGCGGGGGTCGGCTCAACCCGGGGGTCAGCGTCGGCCCGCCGATGAACTTCGAGCGCATCAAGGACGCGATCTACCCGGACACCGCGGCGGTCGAGGACTTCAGCTATGCCCGGGTCGAGCGCCTGCTCGCCGGCGTGCGCGGTGAGCCGGTCACCGACCTGCGCGGGACGGTCGGTTTCGAGGAGTTCTCCGACCGGGTCCAGCCGTACTCGCCGGGACTGGCCGACCGGATGTGGTACGGCGGCGGCAGCCTGCGCTCGGCCCGGTGGGCCGGCGAGCACGGCATGAACCTGCTGACCAGCAGCGTGGTCAAGGCGGAGGACGCACAGGACTTCGCGCAGATCCAGCTCTCGCACATCCGCGCGTTCCGGGCCGCGCACCCCGACGGCGCGCGGGCCCGGGTCTCGCAGGGGCTGGTGGTGATCCCGACCGACTCGGCGACCGCGGCCCAGCGGGCGAGATATCAGGCGTACGCGCGGAGCCGGACCGCGCGTACCCGGACCCCGCAGGGCCCGGCCCGGATGATGTTCGCCCCGGACCTGGTCGGCAGCTCCGCCGAGATCGCCGAGCGGCTGGCGGCGCACGTCGCCTTCCGCGAGGTGGACGAGGTGGCGTTCGCCCTGCCGTTCACCTTCGAGCACGACGACTACGTGCAGATGCTCACCGACATGGCGCACCACCTGGGCCCGGCGCTGGGCTGGCGGCCGGCCGCCTGA
- a CDS encoding PfkB family carbohydrate kinase, giving the protein MSRVLLAGLCTLDVLQLVERYPADNEKVTALAQTVAAGGPATNAAATVAHLGGSAVLLTAVGRHPLAAGIHADLAQLGVHLSDLSADDPGAPPVSSIVVSAGTGNRAVVSTNGAARTLTVPDLAPLLAGAAAVQVDGHYPELATAVLTEARRRGIPTVLDAGSWKPVIPQLLPLLDVVVCSADFRPPGVAGGPPVAAYLSAHGVGWIAVSRGAEPLLRWTPGGFVAQPVPRPAVLDTLGAGDILHGALTLAVARRWPLTDAAFAEALDEAAAVASRSCAFFGTRAWMSASPAANPAADPAADPAAGA; this is encoded by the coding sequence GTGAGCCGCGTCCTGCTCGCCGGGCTGTGCACTCTGGACGTGCTGCAGCTCGTCGAGCGGTACCCGGCAGACAACGAGAAGGTCACCGCGCTCGCGCAGACCGTGGCCGCGGGCGGCCCGGCGACCAACGCCGCGGCCACCGTCGCCCACCTCGGCGGCTCGGCCGTGCTGCTCACCGCGGTCGGCCGGCACCCGCTCGCGGCCGGCATCCACGCCGATCTGGCGCAGCTCGGCGTCCACCTGAGCGACCTGAGCGCGGACGACCCCGGCGCCCCGCCGGTCTCCAGCATCGTGGTCAGTGCCGGCACCGGCAACCGCGCCGTGGTCTCCACCAACGGCGCCGCCCGCACCCTCACCGTCCCCGACCTCGCCCCGCTCCTGGCCGGTGCCGCGGCCGTGCAGGTCGACGGCCACTACCCGGAGCTGGCGACCGCCGTGCTGACCGAGGCGCGCCGCCGCGGGATACCCACCGTGCTGGACGCGGGCAGCTGGAAACCGGTCATCCCGCAACTGTTGCCGCTGCTGGACGTGGTGGTCTGCTCCGCCGACTTCCGCCCGCCGGGGGTCGCCGGCGGACCACCGGTGGCCGCCTACCTGTCCGCCCACGGCGTCGGCTGGATCGCGGTCAGCCGCGGCGCCGAGCCACTGCTGCGCTGGACTCCCGGCGGCTTCGTGGCGCAGCCGGTGCCCCGGCCGGCGGTGCTCGACACGCTCGGCGCCGGCGACATCCTGCACGGCGCGCTCACCCTCGCGGTGGCCCGGCGCTGGCCGCTCACCGACGCGGCGTTCGCCGAGGCGCTCGACGAGGCGGCCGCCGTCGCCAGCCGCTCCTGCGCCTTCTTCGGCACCCGAGCCTGGATGTCCGCGTCACCCGCCGCGAACCCGGCCGCGGATCCGGCCGCGGATCCGGCCGCCGGAGCCTAG
- a CDS encoding glycosyltransferase, translated as MPSADRVTVLEASGVGPGGITRVLTELARHWPAGHQLRIVAAPADWEVPASAAAVSVLSAQSGGRAATITGAAAALRRATAAGSRVLSLSPSLAIRGSRAPVTTIMHDLAFRLWPHGLSPAVLQYRRLSYRTAVDRSARLLCVSARTRHDLLGVYGVGYHRTAVWHPGSDLSTAPGRSPVTGEKPYLLVAGHAAHKGVELAIEAAGLLTPYEIVVLTGGKPDLWGPPRPGVRFLGRLTDAEYAAAVAGAAAVLMPSHFEGYGLPAAEALRLGTPVVISPDPALLEATAGAAVRMTTWTAEALADAVRAAVAGPRPATAGAGRSWQEATDHLVELLGPVATPAGG; from the coding sequence ATGCCCTCCGCTGACCGGGTCACCGTGCTGGAGGCCAGCGGTGTCGGGCCGGGCGGCATCACCCGGGTCCTGACCGAACTGGCCCGGCACTGGCCGGCCGGGCACCAGCTGCGGATCGTGGCCGCCCCGGCGGACTGGGAGGTGCCCGCGTCGGCCGCCGCGGTCAGCGTGCTCAGCGCCCAGTCCGGCGGCCGGGCCGCCACGATCACCGGCGCCGCCGCCGCGCTGCGCCGGGCCACCGCCGCGGGCTCGCGGGTGCTGTCGCTGAGCCCGTCGCTGGCGATCCGCGGCAGCCGGGCCCCGGTCACCACGATCATGCACGACCTGGCGTTCCGGCTGTGGCCGCACGGGCTGTCGCCGGCCGTGCTGCAGTACCGGAGGCTGAGCTACCGCACCGCGGTGGACCGGTCGGCGCGGCTGCTCTGCGTCAGCGCGCGCACCCGGCACGACCTGCTCGGGGTGTACGGGGTCGGCTACCACCGGACCGCGGTGTGGCACCCGGGCAGCGACCTGAGCACGGCGCCCGGCCGCTCGCCGGTGACCGGGGAGAAGCCGTACCTGCTGGTGGCCGGGCACGCCGCGCACAAGGGCGTGGAGCTGGCGATCGAGGCGGCCGGGCTGCTCACGCCGTACGAGATCGTGGTGCTGACCGGCGGCAAGCCGGACCTGTGGGGCCCGCCCCGCCCCGGCGTGCGGTTCCTGGGCCGGCTCACCGACGCGGAGTACGCGGCGGCGGTGGCCGGCGCCGCCGCGGTCCTGATGCCGAGCCACTTCGAGGGGTACGGCCTGCCCGCCGCCGAGGCGCTGCGCCTGGGCACCCCGGTGGTGATCTCACCCGACCCGGCGCTGCTGGAAGCGACCGCCGGCGCGGCCGTGCGGATGACCACCTGGACCGCCGAGGCGCTGGCCGACGCCGTGCGGGCGGCGGTCGCGGGCCCCCGGCCGGCCACCGCGGGCGCCGGGCGTTCCTGGCAGGAGGCCACCGATCACCTGGTCGAGCTGCTCGGCCCGGTGGCGACGCCGGCGGGTGGCTGA
- a CDS encoding TetR/AcrR family transcriptional regulator, protein MPRPTTPLLSRKGIRAAALEIIDRDGLDGLSMRKLATALSVSAPALYFHYPTKEQLLDDVASEIMERVDVSAFTAGWREGLLGWARSYRAALAEHPNIVPFLAHGPGQRDASLRRADAVHGGLVAAGWPARDATMIGASTKYLVVGAAMGSFSRGFVDDVQVYLDRYPALGDAHRLREHADAVDRDSFEFALVTFVDGLAARLARTEPRAVR, encoded by the coding sequence ATGCCCCGGCCCACCACCCCCCTGCTGAGCAGGAAAGGCATCCGGGCGGCCGCGCTGGAGATCATCGACCGGGACGGGCTGGACGGCCTGAGCATGCGCAAGCTCGCCACCGCGCTGTCGGTCAGCGCCCCCGCGCTGTACTTCCACTACCCCACCAAGGAGCAGCTGCTCGACGACGTGGCCAGCGAGATCATGGAGCGGGTGGACGTCAGCGCGTTCACCGCCGGCTGGCGGGAGGGGCTGCTGGGCTGGGCCCGGTCGTACCGCGCGGCGCTCGCCGAGCACCCGAACATCGTGCCGTTCCTCGCGCACGGCCCTGGCCAGCGCGACGCCTCGCTGCGCCGGGCCGACGCGGTGCACGGCGGCCTGGTCGCGGCCGGCTGGCCGGCCCGGGACGCCACGATGATCGGCGCCTCGACGAAGTACCTGGTCGTCGGCGCGGCGATGGGGTCCTTCTCGCGCGGATTCGTCGACGACGTGCAGGTCTACCTGGACCGGTACCCGGCGCTGGGCGACGCGCACCGGCTGCGCGAGCACGCCGACGCGGTGGACCGGGACAGTTTCGAGTTCGCGCTGGTCACCTTCGTCGACGGGCTCGCCGCGCGGCTGGCCCGCACCGAGCCGCGGGCGGTCCGGTGA
- a CDS encoding glycosyltransferase, with amino-acid sequence MSTDDLLGERPALRGDPVWTDDVLGGRSAAIVHEWYGSTGGAELVFRHIAGLLPAADRYALWADRDADVSVFGRLRESWLASTPLRHSKALALPLMPLAWRTLTRQHYDVVLSSSHAFAHTVRIGDPRQTRHLSYVHTPARYIWSPEFDERGANPLLHGPRRILQAADRRLSRHVHAYATNSREVRQRIQRFWKRDAEVIYPPVDAAYFGAAPEGSRDYLLGLGRWIPYKNFDLMMAIAEASGRPLVIAGHGPDEARLRRLAAASGAEITIELRPDRARLRELYAGACALLFPVHEDFGIIPVEAQAAGTPIIGLRRGGLLETVIDGETGVLVDGYDPAGYVAALDRLDELDPTRIRAHAQTFAPELFAARMNTWIADALR; translated from the coding sequence GTGAGTACTGACGACTTGCTGGGCGAACGCCCGGCACTTCGCGGAGACCCGGTGTGGACCGACGACGTCCTGGGCGGTCGCTCGGCGGCGATCGTCCACGAGTGGTACGGCTCGACCGGCGGCGCCGAACTGGTCTTCCGGCACATCGCCGGGCTGCTGCCGGCCGCCGACCGGTACGCGCTCTGGGCCGACCGCGACGCCGACGTCAGCGTCTTCGGGCGCCTGCGTGAATCCTGGCTGGCCAGCACGCCGCTGCGGCACAGCAAGGCACTCGCGCTGCCGCTCATGCCGCTGGCCTGGCGCACCCTCACCCGGCAGCACTACGACGTGGTGCTCTCCAGCAGCCACGCGTTCGCGCACACCGTCCGGATCGGAGACCCGCGGCAGACCCGGCACCTGAGCTACGTGCACACGCCGGCCCGCTACATCTGGTCGCCGGAGTTCGACGAGCGCGGCGCGAACCCGCTGCTGCACGGGCCGCGCCGGATCCTGCAGGCCGCCGACCGGCGCTTGAGCCGGCACGTGCACGCGTACGCCACGAACTCGCGTGAGGTGCGGCAGCGGATCCAGCGGTTCTGGAAGCGGGACGCCGAGGTGATCTACCCGCCGGTCGACGCGGCGTACTTCGGGGCCGCGCCGGAGGGGTCGCGCGACTATCTGCTCGGGTTGGGGCGCTGGATCCCGTACAAGAACTTCGACCTGATGATGGCGATCGCCGAGGCGTCCGGACGGCCGCTGGTCATCGCCGGGCACGGGCCGGACGAGGCGCGGCTGCGCCGGCTCGCGGCCGCGTCCGGCGCGGAGATCACCATCGAGCTCCGGCCGGACCGGGCGCGGCTGCGCGAGCTGTACGCCGGCGCCTGCGCCCTGCTCTTCCCGGTGCACGAGGACTTCGGCATCATCCCGGTCGAGGCGCAGGCCGCCGGCACCCCGATCATCGGGTTGCGCCGGGGCGGGCTGTTGGAAACGGTCATCGACGGTGAGACCGGCGTCCTGGTCGACGGCTACGACCCGGCCGGGTACGTGGCCGCGCTGGATCGTCTGGACGAGCTGGACCCGACCCGGATCCGCGCGCACGCCCAGACGTTCGCGCCGGAGCTGTTCGCCGCCCGGATGAACACCTGGATCGCCGATGCCCTCCGCTGA
- a CDS encoding L,D-transpeptidase, producing MPSARTRVYLTAAAAAAVLATGAAVGLAHDRDPEPVAGQWVTPSSAAAPAPARPSTSATPLPAAEPPDDLPVISYEQGPRGLPADPEQNSTVAPTQGLRPSKRVALYDAPGGEPRAFLPPKISGLRTVVPIVGEDNGWVAVLVPSVNRRIGWVPPGDWEIQALRDQLVLQRSGHTLSWLRDGQEQQRWTVAVGSAATPTPVGRTYVMGTTRISGEPYLGLDALVLGSIPDDREKMAAAFQLAHTGIHAWYRSSVFGRSVSNGCIRMPGAAQRTLLDEIGAGTPLTVLA from the coding sequence ATGCCGAGCGCCCGCACCCGTGTGTACCTGACGGCCGCGGCCGCCGCCGCGGTGCTCGCCACCGGCGCGGCCGTGGGTCTCGCCCACGACCGCGACCCCGAACCGGTCGCCGGTCAGTGGGTGACGCCCTCGTCGGCGGCCGCCCCCGCACCGGCGCGGCCCAGCACCTCGGCGACGCCGCTGCCGGCCGCGGAACCCCCCGACGACCTGCCGGTCATCTCGTACGAGCAGGGCCCGCGGGGCCTGCCCGCCGACCCGGAGCAGAACTCCACGGTCGCGCCGACGCAGGGCCTGCGCCCGTCGAAACGGGTGGCGCTCTACGACGCCCCGGGCGGCGAGCCGCGTGCCTTCCTCCCGCCGAAGATCAGCGGGCTGCGCACGGTGGTGCCGATCGTCGGGGAGGACAACGGCTGGGTGGCGGTGCTGGTGCCGTCGGTGAACCGGCGGATCGGCTGGGTGCCCCCGGGCGACTGGGAGATCCAGGCCCTGCGCGACCAGCTGGTGCTGCAGCGCTCCGGGCACACGCTGAGCTGGCTGCGGGACGGCCAGGAGCAGCAACGCTGGACGGTGGCGGTCGGCTCGGCGGCCACCCCGACGCCGGTCGGCCGGACGTACGTGATGGGCACCACCCGGATTTCCGGTGAGCCTTATCTCGGGCTGGACGCGCTGGTGCTCGGCTCCATCCCGGACGACCGGGAGAAGATGGCGGCCGCCTTCCAGCTCGCGCACACCGGCATCCACGCGTGGTACCGCAGCAGCGTTTTCGGGCGCAGCGTGTCAAACGGGTGCATCCGGATGCCCGGGGCCGCGCAGCGCACCCTGCTCGACGAGATCGGCGCCGGAACCCCGCTGACCGTGCTCGCCTAA